One part of the Marichromatium purpuratum 984 genome encodes these proteins:
- a CDS encoding ATP-binding cassette domain-containing protein, producing the protein MSESLLRLDGLVAGHRAPVVGPLSFALGRGEVLGLWGGNGSGKSTLLNAIARAARVFAGTIRRAPGLRLSYQEQRPVRLDPMPMTGADLLRAAGLDPRRAPAPLVALLGQRLDRLSGGQYQLLCVWCALGAEVDLVLLDEPTNNLDPGAERSLRVLLETARADRAVLLVSHERAFLDAVSTRVLTLEAGERS; encoded by the coding sequence ATGAGCGAGTCGCTGTTGCGGCTCGACGGACTGGTCGCGGGCCATCGCGCGCCCGTGGTCGGTCCGCTCTCGTTCGCCCTGGGGCGTGGCGAGGTGCTGGGGCTGTGGGGCGGCAACGGCAGCGGCAAGTCGACCCTGCTCAACGCCATCGCCCGCGCCGCGCGGGTGTTCGCCGGGACGATCCGGCGCGCGCCCGGGTTGCGCCTGAGCTATCAGGAGCAGCGCCCGGTGCGTCTTGACCCCATGCCAATGACCGGCGCCGACCTGCTGCGTGCCGCCGGGCTCGACCCGCGCCGTGCACCGGCGCCCTTGGTCGCGCTGCTCGGCCAGCGACTCGATCGGCTCAGCGGCGGTCAGTACCAGCTGCTCTGCGTGTGGTGCGCGCTTGGCGCCGAGGTCGATCTGGTGCTGCTCGACGAGCCGACCAACAACCTCGATCCCGGCGCCGAGCGTTCGCTGCGCGTGCTGCTGGAGACGGCGCGCGCGGACCGAGCGGTGTTGCTGGTCAGTCACGAGCGCGCCTTTCTCGACGCGGTGAGCACCCGGGTGCTGACGCTCGAGGCCGGAGAGCGGTCATGA
- a CDS encoding metal ABC transporter substrate-binding protein, giving the protein MNRSLMIRAGVLLAALVALPAQALEVVATSPSMGALVRAVGGTDTALTVLSGPERDLHRLQARPSMIGALRRADLVVAVGAELEIGWLPLAIASAANPAIRPETPGYFEAAAQVALLDVGTPADRALGDVHPLGNPHLNLDPLRMATVARALAERMAALDPAGGPDYRAGAARFAAAVERRLPAWSARLDGAPGAVLHHRDGVYLLDRFGVPLLGTIEPVPGVPPSGRQLNALTERLRGQAGVVIHAPYQPARPAERLAAALDWPVAVLALEPAREADGAAYLAHIDRWVEVLAGAARR; this is encoded by the coding sequence ATGAACAGATCCCTGATGATCCGCGCGGGCGTGCTGCTCGCGGCCCTGGTCGCGCTACCGGCGCAGGCGCTCGAGGTGGTGGCCACCAGCCCGAGCATGGGCGCGCTGGTGCGCGCGGTCGGCGGCACGGACACCGCACTGACGGTGCTCTCCGGGCCCGAGCGCGACCTGCACCGGTTGCAGGCGCGCCCGAGCATGATCGGCGCGCTGCGCCGTGCCGATCTGGTGGTGGCGGTCGGTGCTGAGCTGGAGATCGGCTGGTTGCCGCTGGCGATCGCCAGCGCCGCCAACCCGGCGATCCGCCCCGAGACCCCGGGCTATTTCGAGGCCGCCGCCCAAGTCGCGCTGCTCGATGTCGGCACTCCGGCCGATCGCGCGCTCGGTGACGTCCACCCGCTCGGCAATCCGCACCTCAACCTCGATCCGCTGCGCATGGCGACGGTGGCGCGGGCGCTGGCCGAGCGCATGGCCGCCCTCGACCCGGCCGGTGGCCCCGACTATCGCGCCGGCGCCGCGCGCTTTGCCGCCGCCGTCGAGCGGCGCCTGCCGGCGTGGTCGGCGCGGCTCGACGGCGCGCCGGGCGCGGTGCTCCACCACCGCGACGGCGTCTATCTGCTCGATCGCTTTGGCGTGCCGCTGCTCGGCACCATCGAGCCGGTGCCCGGGGTGCCGCCGAGCGGTCGTCAGCTGAACGCGCTTACCGAGCGGCTGCGGGGCCAGGCCGGGGTGGTGATCCACGCGCCGTATCAGCCGGCACGCCCGGCCGAACGGCTCGCCGCCGCGCTCGACTGGCCGGTGGCGGTGCTGGCGCTGGAGCCGGCGCGAGAGGCCGACGGCGCGGCCTATCTGGCGCACATCGACCGCTGGGTCGAGGTGCTCGCCGGGGCGGCGCGGCGATGA
- a CDS encoding TonB-dependent receptor, which translates to MSTPNLVRGGAGALALLLPLCATATTDDAEIAELRAMIEAMKGQYETRIQSLERRLAEAESRTPPRATAAPSGTESRPMRAPVVHQAPTPAPTRGALSAANAFNPQISVILDGNYYHDDLDGEGSGLVGQAFQPSGGDHHDHDHAGHSHGTFDNGFNMREAELSFTATIDPYFDAAMHMAVDSDGNVELEEAYLQTRALPHGLRVKAGRFLSGFGYANAQHPHQWAFVDQNLPYLNLLGVHGLQDTGVQLTWLPALPVYTLVGVEALQGDQERFGATFGDETLESLGLDEAGDGPRLWTAFAKIAPDLGDQHALQFGVSFAHGDRQQELHAHTHGHDHDAEVHQTALDGDADLWGVDLVYAYDAPGYGGKGDLRLQSEYLRSIKDLDIIASAHPEQLGERRTFTTDGLYAQLTYGIAPRWTLGLRYDVLGLTNSVGGDADADYGSSERWTLGLTWGLTEFSQLRAQYARNDILVAEDTRERFDAFYLQFLMSMGSHGAHAF; encoded by the coding sequence ATGTCCACACCGAACCTGGTGCGTGGCGGAGCGGGCGCGCTCGCGCTGCTGCTGCCGCTGTGTGCCACAGCCACGACCGATGATGCCGAGATCGCCGAGCTGCGCGCGATGATCGAGGCGATGAAAGGTCAGTACGAGACCCGTATCCAGTCGCTCGAACGCCGTCTCGCCGAGGCCGAGTCGCGGACGCCGCCACGGGCGACCGCCGCCCCCAGTGGCACCGAGTCGCGTCCGATGCGCGCGCCCGTGGTGCACCAGGCGCCGACACCCGCGCCGACGCGTGGCGCGCTGAGCGCGGCCAATGCCTTCAATCCGCAGATCTCGGTGATCCTCGACGGCAACTACTATCACGACGACCTCGATGGCGAGGGCTCGGGCCTGGTCGGCCAGGCCTTCCAGCCCTCCGGCGGCGACCATCACGATCACGACCACGCCGGTCACAGCCACGGCACCTTCGACAACGGCTTCAATATGCGCGAGGCGGAGCTGAGCTTCACCGCGACCATCGACCCCTATTTCGACGCCGCCATGCACATGGCCGTCGACAGCGACGGCAACGTCGAACTCGAGGAGGCCTATCTGCAGACCCGCGCGCTGCCGCACGGGCTGCGGGTCAAGGCCGGACGCTTCCTCAGCGGCTTCGGCTACGCCAACGCCCAGCACCCGCACCAGTGGGCCTTCGTCGACCAGAACCTGCCCTATCTCAACCTGCTCGGGGTGCACGGTCTGCAGGACACCGGGGTGCAGCTGACCTGGCTGCCGGCGCTGCCGGTCTACACCCTGGTCGGGGTCGAGGCGCTGCAGGGCGATCAGGAGCGCTTCGGCGCCACCTTCGGCGACGAGACCCTGGAATCGCTCGGGCTCGACGAGGCCGGCGACGGCCCGCGGCTGTGGACCGCCTTCGCCAAGATCGCCCCCGACCTCGGCGACCAGCACGCGCTGCAGTTCGGTGTCTCCTTCGCCCATGGCGACCGTCAGCAGGAGCTGCACGCCCATACCCATGGTCATGACCACGACGCCGAGGTGCACCAGACCGCGCTCGACGGCGACGCCGATCTCTGGGGTGTCGATCTGGTCTACGCCTATGACGCGCCTGGCTACGGCGGCAAGGGCGACCTGCGGCTGCAGAGCGAGTATCTGCGCTCGATCAAGGACCTCGACATCATCGCCAGCGCCCATCCCGAGCAGCTCGGCGAGCGGCGCACCTTCACCACCGACGGGCTCTACGCCCAGCTCACCTATGGGATCGCGCCGCGCTGGACCCTGGGGCTGCGCTATGACGTGCTCGGCCTGACCAACAGCGTCGGTGGCGACGCCGATGCCGACTACGGCAGCTCCGAGCGCTGGACCCTGGGGCTGACCTGGGGGCTGACGGAGTTCTCCCAGTTGCGCGCGCAGTACGCCCGCAACGACATCCTGGTAGCCGAGGATACGCGCGAGCGCTTCGACGCCTTCTATCTGCAGTTCCTGATGAGCATGGGCAGCCACGGCGCCCACGCCTTCTAG
- a CDS encoding MATE family efflux transporter, with amino-acid sequence MSSQRTTARRVRVEFLALIALAWPILITQLSHTAMGFVDTLMAGRVGARDLAAVALGNSVWIPVFLLMNGVLMATTPKVAHLVGAGRLGATGPLVRQALWLAFALGALAAAVLASAQPLLEVMRIDPELIAPTMGYLQAVAFGFPAAALFQVLRSFCDGLGQPRPYMVLGLLGLLLNIPANHVFIHGGWFGLPALGGVGCGWATALVMWFMLAGLALWIALAPRYHRYAPFARIERPDLATLGALLALGVPIGIAVFAEASIFAVIALLIGGLGPVVVAGHQVALNFSTLIFMVPLSLSMATTVRVGQALGRGSIREARFSTRVALGTALTLACCSAVLILLGRDWVARLYTPDPAVIAVATQLIVYAALYQLSDAVQVTAAGALRGYQNTRTPMIITLIAYWAIGLPIGYSLALTDLFGPARGPAGLWLGLLAGLTAAAVMLGITLVATARRRQQLVPALQ; translated from the coding sequence ATGTCTTCCCAGCGCACCACCGCCCGACGTGTCCGCGTCGAGTTCCTCGCCTTGATCGCCCTGGCCTGGCCGATCCTCATCACCCAGCTCTCGCACACCGCGATGGGCTTCGTCGACACCCTGATGGCCGGTCGGGTCGGGGCGCGCGATCTCGCCGCGGTGGCGCTCGGCAACTCGGTGTGGATCCCGGTCTTCCTGCTGATGAACGGGGTGCTGATGGCCACCACCCCCAAGGTCGCCCACCTCGTCGGCGCCGGACGACTGGGCGCGACCGGGCCGCTGGTGCGTCAGGCGCTGTGGCTGGCGTTCGCGCTCGGAGCACTCGCCGCCGCGGTGCTGGCCTCGGCGCAACCTCTGCTGGAGGTGATGCGGATCGACCCCGAGCTGATCGCCCCGACCATGGGCTATCTGCAGGCGGTCGCGTTCGGCTTCCCGGCGGCGGCGCTGTTTCAGGTGCTGCGCAGCTTCTGCGACGGGCTGGGACAGCCGCGTCCCTACATGGTCCTCGGACTGCTCGGGCTGCTGCTCAACATCCCGGCCAACCATGTCTTCATCCACGGTGGCTGGTTCGGGCTACCAGCGCTCGGTGGTGTCGGCTGCGGCTGGGCCACGGCGCTGGTGATGTGGTTCATGCTCGCCGGTTTGGCGCTCTGGATCGCGCTCGCGCCGCGCTATCATCGCTACGCCCCCTTCGCCCGGATCGAGCGCCCCGACCTCGCCACCCTCGGCGCACTGCTCGCGCTCGGTGTACCGATCGGCATCGCGGTATTCGCCGAGGCCAGCATCTTCGCCGTCATCGCCCTGCTCATCGGCGGTCTCGGACCGGTGGTGGTGGCCGGACACCAGGTCGCGCTCAACTTTTCCACCCTGATCTTCATGGTGCCCCTGTCGCTGTCGATGGCGACCACGGTACGAGTCGGTCAGGCGCTCGGACGCGGCTCGATCCGGGAGGCGCGCTTCAGCACCCGGGTCGCACTGGGCACGGCGTTGACCCTGGCCTGCTGCTCAGCCGTGCTGATCCTGCTCGGACGTGACTGGGTCGCGCGGCTCTACACCCCGGACCCGGCGGTGATCGCCGTGGCCACCCAGCTGATCGTCTATGCCGCGCTCTACCAGCTCTCCGACGCCGTCCAGGTGACCGCCGCCGGCGCCCTGCGCGGCTACCAGAACACCCGCACGCCGATGATCATCACCCTGATCGCCTACTGGGCCATCGGCCTGCCGATCGGCTACAGCCTCGCGCTCACCGATCTGTTCGGCCCGGCACGCGGACCGGCCGGTCTGTGGCTGGGACTGCTCGCCGGCCTGACCGCCGCGGCGGTGATGCTCGGCATCACCCTGGTCGCCACCGCACGACGACGACAGCAGTTAGTCCCGGCCCTGCAGTAG
- a CDS encoding cysteine hydrolase family protein, which produces MTWKTRHRSFYYAKAPAPELPPLSPEETALLCIDVQNYGMVLADDPEERARWAPFQQRMRETLIPNLRALQQRFRAAGIDVIHARIACLLEDGRDRSLSQKLPGWNNLLMPLDTAASQIVPELAPEPGEIVVTKTTDSALTGTNLRLVLNNMGIRNVIVTGIYTDQCVSSTVRSLADESFHVILLEDCCAAGSDSLHQHELEILNMIYCQVMRSDELLEEMGLG; this is translated from the coding sequence ATGACCTGGAAGACGCGACACCGCTCCTTCTACTACGCCAAGGCGCCCGCACCGGAACTCCCGCCGCTCTCCCCCGAGGAGACCGCGCTGCTCTGCATCGACGTGCAGAACTACGGCATGGTGCTCGCCGACGACCCCGAAGAACGCGCCCGCTGGGCCCCCTTCCAGCAACGTATGCGCGAGACCTTGATCCCCAACCTCCGCGCCCTCCAGCAACGCTTCCGCGCCGCCGGAATCGACGTCATCCACGCCCGCATCGCCTGTCTACTCGAAGACGGTCGCGACCGCTCGCTGAGCCAGAAGCTGCCGGGCTGGAACAATCTGCTGATGCCGCTCGACACCGCGGCCTCGCAGATCGTCCCGGAGCTGGCTCCGGAGCCGGGCGAGATCGTCGTCACCAAGACCACCGACAGCGCCCTCACCGGGACCAACCTGCGTCTGGTGCTCAACAACATGGGCATCCGCAACGTCATCGTCACCGGCATCTACACCGACCAGTGCGTCTCCTCGACGGTGCGCAGCCTCGCCGACGAGAGCTTCCACGTCATCCTTCTCGAGGACTGTTGCGCCGCCGGCAGCGACAGCCTGCACCAGCACGAGCTGGAGATCCTCAACATGATCTATTGCCAGGTGATGCGCAGCGATGAGCTGCTCGAGGAGATGGGGCTCGGCTGA
- a CDS encoding DUF1842 domain-containing protein, producing the protein MKTFSAVAVMALVCATSGAALAEDMEKGVNAFRACYASDIPSGMTGAPELTIQVVVDSQPEHKAMGMGKVTWGSVQGFEPMETEISGPWYYMCTMSACSIRFDFSGEGLDGMLVATNWGSPGTFKYSFNDGDMVEQKAMVCN; encoded by the coding sequence ATGAAGACCTTCAGCGCAGTGGCAGTGATGGCCCTGGTCTGTGCCACCTCGGGGGCGGCGCTCGCCGAGGACATGGAGAAGGGGGTGAACGCCTTTCGCGCCTGCTACGCCAGCGACATTCCATCGGGGATGACCGGCGCGCCGGAGCTGACCATTCAGGTGGTGGTCGACTCCCAGCCCGAGCACAAGGCGATGGGGATGGGCAAGGTGACCTGGGGTTCGGTGCAGGGCTTCGAGCCGATGGAGACCGAGATCAGCGGCCCCTGGTACTACATGTGCACCATGAGCGCCTGCTCGATCCGCTTCGACTTCTCCGGCGAGGGGCTGGACGGCATGCTGGTGGCGACCAACTGGGGCTCGCCCGGCACCTTCAAGTACAGCTTCAACGACGGCGACATGGTCGAACAGAAGGCGATGGTGTGTAACTGA
- a CDS encoding response regulator transcription factor, which translates to MTEPTCVILVEGDAELRTSLAKALGDAGCTVATAPDGLSFYRQLSEQNFAVVVVDLTLPDQPGQVLIDYARRQTASAIVAIGARGEVEIRVGCYQAGADLFLQTPVDPQELAAAVSNLARRHVQLRDAAQRLVGWRLQVHRRALDIPGAGTLELSPRECQLLDLLSPGSGAAVRRCELLDRLYARRDESAERALETLVRRTRRKIAGHHPGPSPILTQHGVGYAFATPLMRT; encoded by the coding sequence ATGACTGAGCCGACTTGCGTGATCCTGGTCGAGGGGGACGCCGAGCTGCGGACCTCCCTCGCCAAGGCCCTCGGGGACGCCGGCTGTACGGTCGCAACCGCGCCCGACGGACTGTCCTTCTATCGTCAACTCAGCGAGCAGAACTTCGCCGTGGTGGTCGTCGATCTCACGCTGCCGGATCAGCCGGGACAGGTGCTGATCGATTACGCCAGACGGCAGACCGCGAGTGCCATCGTTGCCATCGGCGCGCGTGGTGAGGTCGAGATCCGGGTCGGCTGCTATCAGGCCGGAGCCGATCTGTTCCTGCAGACGCCGGTCGACCCACAGGAGTTGGCCGCCGCCGTCTCCAACCTGGCGCGACGCCATGTCCAGCTCCGCGATGCCGCGCAGCGTCTCGTCGGCTGGCGCTTGCAGGTGCATCGACGGGCGTTGGACATCCCCGGCGCCGGCACCCTGGAACTCAGTCCACGCGAGTGTCAGCTGCTCGACCTGCTCTCGCCCGGGTCGGGTGCCGCAGTGCGGCGTTGCGAGCTGCTCGATCGGCTCTATGCGCGGCGCGACGAGAGTGCTGAGCGCGCGCTCGAGACTCTGGTTCGCCGTACCCGACGCAAGATCGCCGGCCATCATCCGGGGCCGAGCCCCATCCTCACCCAGCACGGTGTCGGCTATGCCTTCGCCACCCCGCTGATGCGGACCTGA
- a CDS encoding alpha/beta hydrolase: protein MNQEPSSLEPSLSELLAALTDAVGRGDRARAQALALEIRQRLVAESAWLDEAERQVGALLAGLDRQSPIIVRLAGDLGASSWPLATDDRHFVVDRGQAPQRAGIPAWSMTTAAPATGEVYPVWFGTNRRPDGAGGYGGERDTQVHYGRALVQVPEAHRFGETGSGFWTRLLRLDLRDDRLRLRAVESRTPAACLAEVAATVAAAREAGEQAQAMVYLHGYNTSFEEAAIRAAQIGYDLKVPATAFFSWPSQGTLAAYPADEAAIEASERLIADFLVAFARDCGTDRVHLVAHSMGNRGLLRALQRIAAGAGEAGVRFAQVFLAAPDVDRDLFLDLARLYPRHSERTTLYASAADRAVHLSSRLHGAPRAGYFEPYTVVPGVDTVAVPDFDLDLLGHGYFAQAEALLHDLFELMRHDSAPAARQRLRPLDGAGAGVWSLVR, encoded by the coding sequence ATGAACCAGGAACCCTCGTCCCTCGAACCCTCGCTCAGCGAATTGCTCGCGGCCCTGACCGATGCCGTCGGTCGGGGCGATCGTGCGCGGGCGCAGGCCCTGGCGCTCGAGATCCGTCAGCGGCTGGTGGCCGAGTCGGCGTGGCTCGACGAGGCCGAACGCCAGGTCGGCGCGCTGCTGGCCGGTCTCGATCGCCAGTCGCCCATCATCGTGCGTCTGGCGGGTGATCTCGGCGCGTCGTCGTGGCCGCTTGCGACCGACGACAGACACTTCGTCGTCGACAGGGGGCAGGCACCCCAGCGCGCTGGCATCCCGGCGTGGTCCATGACCACAGCCGCCCCGGCTACCGGCGAGGTCTATCCGGTGTGGTTCGGCACCAACCGCCGCCCGGACGGGGCGGGGGGCTATGGCGGCGAGCGCGACACCCAGGTCCACTATGGTCGGGCGCTGGTCCAGGTCCCCGAGGCGCATCGCTTCGGCGAGACCGGCAGTGGTTTCTGGACCCGTTTGCTGCGTCTCGACCTGCGCGACGACCGGCTGCGGCTGCGCGCCGTCGAGTCGCGCACGCCCGCGGCCTGCCTCGCCGAGGTCGCGGCGACCGTGGCGGCGGCGCGCGAGGCCGGCGAGCAGGCCCAGGCAATGGTCTATCTGCACGGCTACAACACCAGCTTCGAGGAGGCGGCGATCCGCGCCGCGCAGATCGGCTATGACCTCAAGGTGCCGGCCACCGCCTTCTTCAGCTGGCCCTCGCAGGGGACTCTCGCGGCCTATCCCGCCGACGAGGCGGCGATCGAGGCGAGCGAGCGACTGATCGCCGACTTCCTCGTCGCGTTCGCCCGCGACTGCGGTACCGACCGGGTGCACCTAGTCGCGCACAGCATGGGCAATCGTGGTCTGTTGCGGGCGTTGCAGCGGATCGCGGCAGGGGCCGGGGAGGCGGGGGTGCGCTTCGCACAGGTGTTTCTCGCCGCGCCCGACGTCGATCGTGACCTCTTCCTCGATCTCGCCAGACTCTATCCGCGTCACAGCGAGCGCACCACGCTCTATGCCTCCGCCGCCGATCGCGCGGTGCACCTCTCCTCCAGACTCCACGGCGCGCCGCGTGCGGGCTATTTCGAGCCCTATACGGTGGTGCCCGGGGTGGATACGGTGGCCGTGCCCGACTTCGACCTCGACCTGCTCGGCCACGGTTATTTCGCCCAGGCCGAGGCGTTGCTGCACGATCTCTTCGAGCTGATGCGCCACGACAGCGCGCCGGCGGCGCGACAGCGTCTGCGTCCACTCGACGGGGCTGGCGCCGGGGTCTGGTCATTGGTCAGATAG
- a CDS encoding damage-control phosphatase ARMT1 family protein yields the protein MHTHLDCYPCFLRQALSAARRAGADQALQHAILVESMAELQKLPLNTTPPRMAETIHRLVRTRTGAVDPYLAAKQEATRRALDLYPRLVAAIAASADPLETAVRGAIAGNIIDFGVFEHYDLEATLDRVLRQPFAIDDLAVLRAALARVDRVLYLGDNAGETVFDRALIEQLDQPVTYVCKGGPAINDATLEDARDAGLDGCASLVDNGSDAVGTLLDRCSAAFGARFAAAPLIIAKGQANYESLSEVEAPIVFLLQAKCGVIADDIGVPTGGLIVKAAPGLAR from the coding sequence ATGCACACCCATCTCGACTGTTATCCCTGCTTCCTGCGCCAGGCGCTGAGCGCGGCGCGGCGCGCCGGCGCCGATCAGGCGCTGCAGCACGCGATCCTGGTCGAGAGCATGGCCGAGTTGCAGAAGCTGCCGCTCAACACCACGCCGCCACGGATGGCCGAGACCATCCACCGTCTGGTGCGCACCCGCACCGGCGCCGTCGATCCCTATCTCGCGGCCAAGCAGGAGGCGACGCGCCGCGCCCTCGACCTCTACCCACGGCTGGTCGCCGCCATCGCCGCCTCGGCCGATCCGCTGGAGACGGCGGTGCGCGGCGCGATCGCGGGCAACATCATCGACTTCGGGGTGTTCGAGCACTACGACCTCGAGGCCACCCTCGATCGGGTGCTGCGCCAGCCCTTCGCCATCGACGACCTGGCGGTGCTGCGCGCAGCGCTCGCACGCGTCGACCGGGTGCTCTATCTCGGCGACAACGCCGGCGAGACGGTGTTCGACCGCGCCCTGATCGAGCAGCTCGACCAGCCGGTGACCTATGTCTGCAAGGGCGGCCCGGCGATCAACGACGCCACCCTGGAGGACGCACGCGACGCCGGGCTCGACGGCTGCGCCAGCCTCGTCGACAACGGCTCGGACGCCGTCGGCACCCTGCTCGATCGCTGCTCGGCCGCGTTCGGCGCGCGCTTCGCCGCCGCGCCGCTGATCATCGCCAAGGGGCAGGCCAACTACGAGAGCCTGAGCGAGGTCGAGGCGCCCATCGTCTTCCTGCTCCAGGCCAAGTGCGGGGTGATCGCCGACGACATCGGGGTGCCGACCGGCGGATTGATCGTCAAGGCCGCGCCCGGGCTCGCGCGCTAG